A window from Chryseobacterium vaccae encodes these proteins:
- a CDS encoding TonB-dependent receptor domain-containing protein, translating to MTRIFLLLLTWIIILMSSLLSAQTLQNYSLSGTLSSEKPEQLEINLFSPDNKLIKTEIADSGGKFSFNDLKAGNYQLKISKNGTEVYQSGDIALTENKILSSIDLNVKSIEGVTITKAKPYIERQDGKMILNVENSIASTGNSAFEVLEKAPGVNVDSNDNISLRGKGNLLVQIDGKNTPMTGTDLAAYLRGIPSSTVEKIEFITNPSSKYDAAGTSIINIKLKKDQRKGTNGTVSTSLGTGKFIKNNNSISLNHRNKKLNIFANYSFAYREFYNHLKLDRNFYEDGVFQRAYVQDNFLKLNFRNHIARAGMDYYLNDKNILGFSAGFVSNKFDPKGDNSSIVLGNNYLPESNFTTKNRSHDHWKNISFNLNHKYTLDSLGSELTTDFDYIHYANTSLQNFETRTYSAGGNSLDILQGDIGGNLNIYSLKSDLSKNLKNDWKIEAGAKVSFVKADNDLKFFDASSGTPVLDVNKTNHFIYEENINAAYGNVSKKWEKFSAIFGLRAENTNVKGTQLTTNQVNKKNYTQLFPSAVFSYNMTDKSSLEVNFSRRITRPSYNQLNPFKFYLDPTTYRAGNPDLNPQTTMNYELTYSLSNKYFATLSYSKTSENITDVIKPVVENGKNITVQTNENLSSASYYGLNLIAPVKLTKWWEMNNSANFYYGSYTGNVSGTQINNKGNFTFNLNSINSFKLGNGFTAELTGNYRAREVYAYMDVQPNWYLNIGAQKKFSNNSTLKLAFNDVFFTSNPKAQVVFNNYIENFVVKRDSRVVTLSYTYNFGSAKNGQPRKTGGADDLKQRIGA from the coding sequence ATGACCCGAATATTCTTACTCTTATTAACCTGGATCATAATATTGATGAGCTCCCTGCTCTCTGCCCAGACCTTACAAAATTATTCTCTTTCCGGAACTCTCAGTTCTGAGAAACCGGAACAGTTGGAAATCAACTTATTCAGCCCGGACAATAAACTGATCAAAACCGAAATTGCAGATTCCGGCGGAAAATTCAGCTTTAACGACCTTAAAGCGGGAAACTATCAGTTAAAGATCAGTAAAAACGGTACCGAAGTCTATCAGTCCGGTGATATTGCTTTAACTGAGAACAAAATACTTTCTTCTATTGACCTGAATGTAAAATCCATTGAAGGCGTTACCATCACAAAGGCAAAACCATATATTGAGAGACAGGACGGAAAGATGATCCTGAATGTTGAAAATAGTATTGCCAGCACCGGAAATTCTGCATTTGAAGTCCTGGAAAAAGCTCCGGGTGTGAATGTAGACAGCAACGATAATATCAGCCTCCGCGGAAAAGGAAATCTCCTGGTACAGATCGATGGGAAAAATACTCCCATGACGGGAACCGACCTGGCAGCTTACCTTCGCGGCATTCCCTCTTCTACTGTGGAAAAAATAGAGTTTATTACCAATCCTTCATCTAAATATGATGCAGCTGGTACTTCCATCATCAACATCAAGCTTAAAAAAGATCAGAGAAAAGGGACTAACGGAACCGTTTCAACGTCTCTAGGAACCGGAAAATTTATCAAGAACAATAACAGTATCAGCCTTAACCACCGGAATAAAAAGCTGAATATATTTGCGAATTACAGTTTTGCTTATCGTGAATTTTACAACCACCTGAAGCTTGACAGAAATTTTTATGAGGACGGTGTTTTTCAAAGAGCCTATGTACAGGACAATTTCCTGAAACTTAATTTCAGAAATCATATCGCCAGAGCCGGAATGGATTATTATCTGAACGACAAAAATATTTTAGGTTTTTCCGCAGGATTTGTAAGTAATAAATTTGATCCTAAAGGGGATAATTCAAGCATTGTGCTGGGCAATAATTATCTCCCTGAAAGTAATTTCACTACCAAAAACCGTTCTCATGACCATTGGAAAAATATTTCTTTCAACCTGAATCATAAGTATACACTGGATTCACTAGGTTCGGAGCTGACTACCGATTTCGATTATATTCATTACGCCAACACTTCTCTTCAGAATTTTGAAACAAGGACTTATTCAGCTGGCGGAAACAGCCTTGACATTCTACAGGGTGATATTGGCGGGAATCTTAATATTTATTCCTTAAAATCCGATCTTTCCAAAAACCTGAAAAATGACTGGAAAATTGAAGCGGGAGCTAAAGTAAGTTTTGTAAAGGCAGACAATGATCTGAAATTTTTTGATGCCAGCTCAGGAACTCCTGTCTTGGATGTAAATAAAACCAACCATTTTATTTATGAAGAAAATATCAATGCTGCTTATGGAAATGTATCGAAGAAATGGGAGAAATTCAGTGCTATTTTTGGACTGAGAGCAGAAAATACGAACGTAAAAGGAACCCAGCTGACTACCAATCAGGTCAATAAAAAGAATTATACCCAGCTTTTCCCAAGTGCTGTATTTTCTTACAATATGACGGATAAGAGCAGCCTGGAAGTCAATTTCAGCAGAAGGATCACCAGACCAAGCTACAACCAGCTGAACCCTTTCAAATTCTATCTTGATCCTACTACCTACAGAGCCGGAAATCCTGATCTGAATCCACAGACCACGATGAATTATGAACTGACCTACAGCCTGAGCAATAAATATTTCGCTACTTTAAGCTACAGCAAAACCTCCGAAAATATTACGGATGTGATAAAACCGGTAGTAGAAAACGGAAAAAATATTACCGTACAAACCAATGAAAACCTAAGTTCAGCCTCTTATTACGGACTTAATCTGATTGCTCCGGTAAAATTAACGAAATGGTGGGAAATGAATAACAGCGCCAATTTTTACTACGGATCTTACACCGGAAATGTTTCGGGAACCCAGATTAACAATAAAGGGAATTTCACTTTCAACCTTAACAGCATCAATTCATTTAAATTAGGAAACGGCTTTACAGCTGAGCTTACAGGTAATTACAGAGCGAGGGAAGTTTATGCGTATATGGATGTTCAGCCTAACTGGTATCTGAATATCGGAGCTCAGAAAAAATTCAGCAATAACAGTACGCTGAAGCTGGCTTTCAACGATGTATTCTTTACCAGCAATCCGAAAGCACAGGTGGTTTTCAATAATTACATAGAAAATTTTGTAGTGAAAAGAGACAGCCGAGTGGTAACGCTTTCCTACACCTACAATTTTGGTTCTGCGAAAAACGGACAGCCAAGAAAAACAGGCGGTGCGGATGATCTGAAACAGAGGATCGGAGCATAA
- a CDS encoding polyribonucleotide nucleotidyltransferase has translation MSIPQAFTETITLADGREITIETGKLAKQADGSVVVKMGGTMLLATVVANKEANPGVDFLPLTVDYREKFYAGGRIPGNFFRREARPSDQEILTMRLVDRVLRPLFPEDFHAEVQVMISLISYDGKAIPDDLAGLAASAAIAITDIPFNGPMSEVRVVRFDGQLSINPSYEELKNSELDIMVGATKDSIVMVEGEMKEISEQEMLEAINFAHAEIKKQIEAQERLAEKVGKAFPKREYSHEDHDEEIREKVWKETYDKVYEVARTPSGKEERGEKFKAVREEFLAQYADNAEELERVTPFVKVYYHDVEKEAMRQMILEDNIRLDGRDPQTIRPIWSEIDYLPGAHGSAIFTRGETQSLTAVTLGSVKDANMVDSVISQHDEKFFLHYNFPPFSTGEARPLRGTSRREVGHGNLAQRALQAVIPEENPYTIRIVSDILESNGSSSMATVCAGTLALMDAGVQITKPVSGIAMGLITDAKSGKFTVLSDILGDEDHLGDMDFKVTGTADGITACQMDIKIQGLSMDIMEKALMQARDGRLHILNKITETISEPRADVKPHAPKMVVMEISKDFIGAVIGPGGKIIQQMQKDTDTVIAIEEIGEIGRIEIAGTDREKINAAVAKINEITFVPVVGEVYNGKVVKVMDFGAFVAIAKGTEGLLHISEIEWARLDKVPYAEGDEVEVKFMGYDDRKKMKLSRKVLLPRPPKPEGKPRQEGQGRPDGQRRPEGQKPQAERPAEDQNPSTEA, from the coding sequence ATGAGTATACCTCAAGCGTTTACAGAAACGATTACTCTTGCAGACGGCAGAGAAATCACAATTGAAACAGGGAAACTGGCTAAGCAGGCTGATGGATCTGTGGTAGTAAAAATGGGCGGAACAATGCTTTTAGCAACTGTTGTAGCCAATAAAGAAGCTAATCCCGGAGTAGATTTTTTACCATTAACGGTAGACTATAGAGAGAAATTCTATGCAGGAGGAAGAATTCCTGGAAACTTCTTCCGTAGAGAAGCAAGACCTTCAGATCAGGAAATTTTAACCATGAGATTAGTAGACAGAGTATTACGTCCACTTTTCCCTGAAGATTTCCACGCTGAAGTTCAGGTAATGATTTCTTTAATTTCTTATGACGGAAAAGCGATTCCTGATGATTTGGCAGGTTTAGCAGCTTCTGCAGCAATTGCCATTACTGATATCCCTTTCAACGGACCAATGTCTGAAGTAAGAGTGGTAAGGTTTGATGGGCAGCTTTCTATCAACCCAAGCTATGAAGAATTAAAGAATTCTGAATTGGATATTATGGTTGGAGCTACTAAAGATTCAATCGTAATGGTAGAAGGAGAAATGAAAGAAATTTCTGAGCAGGAAATGTTAGAAGCGATTAATTTTGCTCATGCTGAAATTAAAAAGCAGATTGAAGCTCAGGAGAGATTAGCAGAAAAAGTAGGAAAAGCTTTCCCTAAGAGAGAATATTCTCACGAAGATCACGATGAAGAAATTCGTGAAAAAGTTTGGAAAGAAACTTACGATAAAGTATATGAGGTGGCAAGAACTCCATCTGGTAAAGAAGAGAGAGGTGAGAAATTCAAAGCGGTTCGTGAAGAATTCTTAGCTCAATATGCTGATAATGCAGAAGAGCTGGAAAGAGTAACGCCTTTCGTAAAAGTATATTATCACGACGTAGAGAAAGAAGCAATGCGTCAGATGATCCTTGAAGACAATATCCGTCTTGATGGTCGTGATCCTCAGACGATCCGTCCTATCTGGTCAGAAATTGACTACCTTCCGGGAGCTCACGGTTCAGCCATCTTTACAAGAGGTGAAACTCAGTCTCTGACTGCTGTAACACTGGGTTCTGTGAAAGATGCCAACATGGTAGACAGCGTAATTTCGCAGCACGACGAAAAATTCTTCCTTCACTATAACTTCCCGCCATTCTCTACAGGTGAAGCAAGACCTTTAAGAGGAACTTCAAGAAGAGAAGTAGGACACGGAAACCTTGCTCAAAGAGCATTACAGGCAGTTATTCCTGAAGAAAATCCATACACCATCAGAATTGTTTCTGATATCTTAGAATCAAACGGTTCGTCTTCAATGGCAACAGTTTGTGCAGGAACATTAGCATTAATGGATGCAGGGGTACAGATTACAAAACCTGTTTCAGGTATTGCAATGGGATTGATTACAGATGCAAAATCCGGTAAATTCACTGTACTTTCCGATATCTTAGGAGATGAAGATCACCTTGGAGATATGGACTTTAAAGTAACAGGTACTGCAGACGGGATCACTGCTTGTCAGATGGATATCAAAATTCAGGGACTTTCTATGGATATCATGGAAAAAGCTTTGATGCAGGCCAGAGACGGAAGATTACACATCTTAAATAAAATCACGGAAACTATTTCTGAACCAAGAGCTGATGTGAAGCCTCACGCTCCGAAAATGGTGGTAATGGAGATTTCTAAAGACTTCATTGGTGCTGTAATCGGGCCTGGTGGAAAAATTATCCAGCAGATGCAGAAAGATACAGATACGGTTATCGCTATCGAAGAAATCGGAGAAATCGGACGTATCGAAATTGCAGGTACAGACAGAGAAAAGATCAATGCTGCTGTAGCGAAGATCAACGAAATTACTTTCGTTCCTGTAGTAGGAGAAGTATACAATGGTAAAGTAGTGAAAGTAATGGATTTCGGAGCTTTCGTGGCTATTGCTAAAGGTACGGAAGGGCTTCTTCACATTTCTGAAATTGAATGGGCTCGTTTAGACAAAGTTCCATATGCTGAAGGTGATGAAGTAGAAGTAAAATTCATGGGTTATGATGACCGTAAGAAAATGAAGCTTTCAAGAAAAGTTCTTTTACCAAGACCTCCAAAACCGGAAGGAAAACCAAGACAGGAAGGACAGGGTAGACCAGACGGACAAAGAAGACCGGAAGGACAAAAGCCACAAGCTGAAAGACCTGCGGAAGACCAAAACCCTTCAACAGAAGCTTAA
- a CDS encoding M13 family metallopeptidase, which yields MKKLNITLLAMATFLAFDMANAQKSGPNASTVRTTNNDPGLDMSFMDMSVRPQDDFYNFVNGKWMKTAKIPSDRSRWGSFDQLRENTDNNSISILNSLLKDQFADGSEGKKIQNLYLTYMDMDKRNKDGISPLKEDVSKIDAIKTLADLNQYLTAATRQGNNPLYGWGVSADLADSKMNAVYLGSGSLGLGRDYYQKNNEKNTEAIKEYTKYVASMLNVLGYKNSTEAAGKIVDFEKSIAKTLLTNEQIRDVNLQNNPKTMAELSALVKNTDLPAYLKKAGVQTDKVIIGELNYYKNLDQLLVPQNINIIKDYLKFNLLSGNASFLTQQLDETKFNFYNKYLRGQKEQRALNKRGYELINGSLGEAFGKLYVEKYFPAEAKAQMEELIGYLKKSFAQHISNLSWMSSTTKEKALTKLNKFTVKVAYPDKWKDYSKLNILSETQGGNLYKNLQNISGWQYQEALDKVGKPVDKSRWTMSPQTVNAYYNPQNNEIVFPAAILQPPFFNPKADPAINFGGIGAVIGHEITHGFDDSGAQFDAEGNLTDWWTPEDKANFEKATKSLAAQYDKYEPVKGTFVNGTFTNGENIADLGGVNIAYDALQMYLKDKGAIEKISGYTQDQRFFLSWATVWRTLYTEPALINQIKTDEHTPGMYRAFGPLVNTEAFYKAFELKSGDKLYKNPEERIKIW from the coding sequence ATGAAAAAACTTAACATCACCCTACTGGCTATGGCAACATTCTTAGCCTTTGATATGGCCAACGCCCAAAAATCAGGGCCTAATGCCTCAACAGTACGAACTACAAACAATGATCCCGGATTGGATATGTCCTTCATGGATATGTCGGTTCGTCCACAGGATGATTTCTACAACTTCGTGAATGGAAAGTGGATGAAAACAGCCAAAATTCCTTCTGACCGTTCAAGATGGGGAAGCTTTGACCAGCTCAGAGAGAATACGGATAACAATTCTATTTCTATTTTAAATTCGCTTTTAAAAGACCAATTTGCAGACGGAAGCGAAGGTAAAAAAATCCAGAACCTGTATCTCACGTATATGGATATGGATAAAAGAAATAAAGACGGAATCTCTCCTTTAAAAGAAGATGTATCTAAAATTGACGCCATTAAAACCCTTGCAGATCTTAATCAATACCTGACTGCAGCAACAAGACAGGGTAACAATCCTCTTTACGGCTGGGGAGTAAGCGCTGATCTTGCAGACTCCAAAATGAATGCGGTTTATCTTGGAAGCGGTTCATTAGGATTGGGTCGGGATTATTATCAGAAAAATAACGAAAAGAATACTGAAGCCATAAAGGAGTATACAAAATATGTGGCTTCAATGCTGAATGTTCTGGGCTACAAAAATTCTACTGAGGCAGCCGGAAAAATTGTTGATTTTGAAAAATCCATCGCCAAAACTCTGCTTACCAATGAGCAGATCCGTGATGTTAATCTTCAGAATAACCCGAAAACCATGGCGGAACTTTCTGCTCTGGTGAAGAATACAGATCTTCCGGCATATCTTAAAAAAGCAGGGGTACAGACGGATAAAGTGATCATCGGGGAACTGAATTATTATAAAAACCTCGATCAGCTTCTTGTTCCTCAAAACATCAATATCATCAAGGATTATTTAAAATTCAACCTATTGTCGGGAAATGCTTCTTTCCTGACGCAGCAGCTTGATGAAACAAAATTCAATTTTTACAATAAGTACCTCCGTGGCCAAAAGGAGCAGAGAGCTCTTAACAAAAGAGGTTATGAACTGATTAATGGCAGCCTGGGTGAAGCTTTCGGAAAATTATATGTTGAAAAATACTTCCCTGCCGAAGCGAAAGCTCAGATGGAGGAACTGATCGGTTATCTGAAGAAAAGTTTTGCACAGCACATCAGCAATCTGAGCTGGATGTCTTCCACTACGAAGGAAAAGGCATTGACAAAGCTTAATAAATTCACTGTAAAAGTGGCTTATCCAGACAAATGGAAAGATTATTCCAAACTCAATATCCTGTCTGAAACCCAGGGTGGAAATTTATACAAAAATCTTCAGAACATTTCAGGATGGCAGTATCAGGAAGCCCTTGATAAAGTAGGTAAACCGGTTGACAAATCCAGATGGACTATGTCTCCGCAAACGGTGAATGCATATTATAATCCGCAAAACAATGAGATTGTTTTCCCTGCTGCCATTCTTCAGCCCCCTTTCTTCAATCCGAAAGCAGATCCTGCGATTAACTTTGGAGGTATTGGTGCGGTGATAGGACATGAAATCACCCATGGATTTGATGATTCCGGCGCCCAGTTTGATGCGGAAGGAAATCTTACAGACTGGTGGACACCTGAAGATAAAGCCAATTTTGAAAAAGCCACAAAATCTCTTGCCGCCCAATATGACAAGTATGAACCGGTAAAAGGAACTTTCGTGAACGGAACCTTTACGAATGGCGAAAATATTGCAGATCTGGGAGGGGTAAACATTGCTTACGATGCTCTTCAGATGTATCTTAAAGATAAGGGAGCCATAGAAAAGATCAGCGGCTATACGCAGGATCAAAGATTCTTTCTGAGCTGGGCTACGGTTTGGAGAACGCTTTACACGGAACCGGCTTTAATCAACCAGATCAAGACCGATGAGCACACGCCGGGAATGTACAGAGCTTTCGGACCTCTAGTGAATACCGAAGCTTTCTACAAAGCATTTGAGTTAAAATCCGGGGATAAGCTGTATAAAAATCCGGAAGAAAGAATTAAAATCTGGTAA
- a CDS encoding MarR family winged helix-turn-helix transcriptional regulator, translating to MEKLNSIIFYNIDKAIRSYRNYAQRQLKAHGFTITIDQWLIIKAVLENPGITQNEIGDLVFKDNASVTRIIDLLVKSEYVVRNIHPEDRRKTNLQVTDSGKKIIKDVQKIVEGNRTKALEGISNEEMEIVNSAMLKISENCLNAKK from the coding sequence ATGGAGAAATTAAATTCAATTATATTCTACAATATCGATAAAGCAATCAGGTCTTACAGGAATTACGCGCAACGCCAGCTGAAAGCCCACGGATTTACCATTACCATCGATCAGTGGCTTATTATTAAAGCTGTTCTGGAAAACCCGGGAATTACCCAGAATGAAATTGGTGATCTCGTCTTCAAGGATAATGCTTCAGTGACCAGAATTATAGATCTGCTTGTAAAATCGGAATATGTAGTACGTAACATTCATCCTGAAGACCGCAGAAAAACCAATCTGCAGGTGACCGACTCCGGAAAGAAAATCATTAAAGATGTTCAGAAAATTGTTGAGGGTAACCGAACCAAAGCACTGGAAGGCATTAGCAATGAGGAAATGGAAATAGTGAATTCAGCGATGCTCAAAATTTCAGAAAACTGTCTTAACGCTAAAAAATAA